In Deltaproteobacteria bacterium, the sequence TAGTTCTCCCAGACCGCGCGCACGCACCAGGAGACTTCTCCATATCCGTGACCGACCTCGATCTCCGAAGGCAGCGTGATCTCACGCATCAGCGTGTCGACGTCTTTGCCCGCGTTCATGCCGCGGACGGTCTCGTCGTGGACGTACTGCACCGCGCCGCGCAGCCGCAACAGCTCGGCGCGAATAGTATCGCGACCCGCGACCGGATCGTGATGACCGACGAGCAGCAGATCGGGTTCGAGGGCCAGCACCCGATCAAGGGATTCGATGAAGCGCAGCGCGTCGCGGTAGCGATCGCCGCGGATGGTGACCAGGTTCGGAATGTGTCCGAACAGCGCGCTGAACAGGTTGCCGCAGAAGCAGATGCGGTGTTGCGGCAGCCAGACCACCAGGGAATCGGTGGTCTCGCCGCCGGGCGTTGCGAGCAGCTCGAAGCGAAGGCCGCCCAGCTCGAACTCGTAGCGATCGTCGAAAGTGATGGTCGGTGTGGGCCGCGCCTGCGCTGGCACTGCGCCGCCGCACGTTCTCACGGCCTCGCGTATCCCTTTCGCCACCGTCTCCTCGAAGGCGAAGGCGCTGCGCGCGATGCGGAAGGCCTCCAGCAGTTCGTTGTCGGCTTGTTGAATTCGGTTGTTCGCCTGGGCGACGATTTCGGTGCCGGGCTGGCGAAAGAAGTCAACGCCGCCGACGTGATCGACGTGGCCCTGGGTGAGCAGGATGTAGCGGATCGGGCCGGAGTCCACGGCGTCGAAGTTGCGCTTGTGCACGGGGGCCTCGAAACCCATGCCGGTGTTGATGACGACGCGGCCCTCGCCGGTGATCACCAGGAAGCTGTTCGAGAACCCCTCGGAGAGATAGACGAAGTCGTTGATGCGCCTTGCCGCCGGCTGGGAAGCCGGCTGGATGTCGAAGCCGCCGGGACGAGAGCGGTAGAGCGGTGTGATCATAATGGTCCTGATCGTGCGGGCGGATGCGCAGCCCATTGACGAAGTCGTTGCGCTGCTTCAGCGACGGCAGCGTGTCCTCGAGCAGACTCGCCTCTCTGCCGACGATCCCGGTGATCCCTCCCTTGGCCGCGGTCGCGGAGGCGAGGTGGCGGTATCGACGGGCGCCGCCCTGGCTGGCGCTTGGAATTGCCGCCGGGCAAGAGCTGATAGTGCGCGCCCGGCTCGGCGTAGGCGTCGCAGATGACAACGCGATCAACCGCGTAGGCCATTCGACCTCAGGCGGCTGCGCGCCGGCGCCGCAGCGCCTTCCCGGCGGTACGCCGTGCGCGAGGAACGGGAATGTCGACCGTCTTCTGCGACAACACCATTGCGAGAAAGCTGGTCGGTTCCGGTGCGGCAAACTCTTCAGGCGTGTAGCCATGCGCTTCCACCGAGACCCCCGCACGCCCCGCCGCAATGCCAAGGGTCTCCAGGCGACGGAGGTCGCCGAGCCGCGCGAAGTCGCGGGAGACGACGATGAGATCGATGTCGCTCTCTTCGCGTTGCTCGCCACGCGCCCACGACCCAAACAGGAGCAAACGCTCTGGCCGGATGCGTGCGCGCCGCAGTTGTTCGCAGAACGCCGTCAGCTCTGCGCGAGGCGTAGATCTTTGCGGAGCCATTTGATCACCCGTTTCGTCTTCGAGAGGTAGGACCGTGCCGTCCGATACGGATACAGCCCCACCATCTTGGCCAGATCCTCCGGATACCGCGTCGGCACGCTGGCCCGGTTGATGGCTGCAACAAAGTCGCCATCGCGCGCCGCCAAAGTGAGATCGAGTCCGCGCACAAAATAGAGCAGGTCATGGATGCGCGGAGGCGTGTCGTTCTTGGCCTCCGCCCACAGCCCCTTCACGGTCTTCTCAAGCGCCAGGTGGCACATGAAGACGACGTAGACGTAGCGCTTCGACCTCAGCATTGCCTCGGCCGTCTGCACGTCGTAGTCGGCGCTGGCGAGCCAGTTGGCTGTCGTCTTCTTCATCGCCCGTTCAGGTCCTTCACCACGGTCGACTCGTTGCCATACACGTCGACCACCTTCACGGCGATGCGCTTGTAGCCGCGGACGGGGAACGGCTGCGAGGTAAGCTGGAGCTTGAACTCCTCGGGGTCGACCTCGGCCTTCAGCGCCGCCTTGATGTTCGGCGCCTTCTTGAAGTCGAAGAACATCTGGCAGTCGACGAAGCAGTCGCCGTCGTAGTCCTCGTCGAGATACCAGGCGGCGACGTAGCCCGAGTCGGCGCGGTAGTAGTCGGTCGTGCGCTTCTTGCGGTCGAAGACCCCGACGCCGTCCAAGGTGACGACGGCTTCCTTTGGCTTTCCCTTCCCGTTGGTGAAGCTGACCTTCACGTCGGGCAGCGCGAGGGGCGAGAACAGCATCTCCGGCTGCGTCGCCTTCAGTCCCTCAGCGAGCGTGTCCGGCCGGATCATGATCAGCTCGACCTTGACCTTCCCGCGCTTCTCGATCTGCGACTTGATCTCGCCAACGTTGGCCTCGAAGGCCCAGCCGAGGACGTGCACCTCCAGGATGCCGGAGGCGAGCGCGTCCTGCACGGCGTCGTTGATCTGCTTCGCCGTCACCCGGCCGGTCAGCGGGCCGACGGAGATCGCAATCTTGTGCTGCTCCGACTCGGCGATCGCGTGGACCAGACCGCTGGCACCCTGGATCGTCGCGTCCTTGCGGTACAGCCGGCAGATGACGCCGATGTAGTTCTCCAGCTTCGCCGGCTCGCCGTAGCCATCAGCCGCTTCGCGAACAACAGAGCCCTTCCAGTCCTCAGCCGAGTACCGGCCTAGCGTCATGACCTCAAAGGGGCCGCACACTCGGATCGCGGAATTGTCCTCGATAGGAACATCTGCAAGTTCGACACGCTCGGGTTCGCGACCTGAGGTGATGCTCCCCATGGTCACACGTTGAAGTTCGCGGTATCGAAGACCAGCGGAGACGCGATCACCCTTGAGCACATAAGCTGGGAAAAGCGCTGAGAGCAGCCGCCTCCGAGTCACGTTGAGCGCGACGCGCGAGGTGTCGCATGTGATCCAGCGGCGGGCCAGCAGCTCCGCACAGTATACGGTCGTACCACCTCCGCAGGTGATATCGACGACCAGGTCGCCTGGGGCCGTCGTCATTGCGATACAGCGAGCGACGACCTTGGGACTCGTCTGAACCACGTAGTACTTGTCTCCCGCGAAGCCACTTATGACCGTGTCCGGCCACACGTTCGTGATCGGAAATGCCCTGAAATCATCGAGGTAACGCACATAGCAGAGGGTCTTGCCGATAGGGATGAGACGCCTGGCCTGCCGGAGCTGCTCCATCCCCTCTCGATTGGTTTTCCACGTCGACGCTGCAGCTGGCCAATACTCCTGGCCGTCGAGATCGACCGACCAGATCTCGTGTGCTCGGCCCTGCCGAGTACTGAAGAGGTTGTCCGGCCGAAACACCTGGGCGCCATCGGGCAACGGGGTTGACCCGTCGAACTCAGATTCTGTCAGGCGGCGGCGGGTGCCGTCAGGCAACTCCGCCCATGCATACTGCCCTGCTCCCTCGCCGCCAAGTTCCTTCTCGCGATACAGCTGACGGTACGAGCACCTCGTCTTCTCTTTCGCGTACCAGAGCAGGTAGTCAACGGGAGACGAGAGGAAGTCGCTCGACTGGCTGGTCGTCTTGAAGAAAGTGATCGAGGACACGAAGTTGCTTGTACCGAAAACCTCGTCGAGCAGAGCACGTGCTCGATGCACGTTCTCGTCGCTGATCTGAACGAAGATGCTGCCCGTTTCTGCTAAGAGCTCACGACACAGGTACAATCGCTCGTGTAGGAGGTACTGGAAGAGGTACCGCTGCAAGAGGTCGAGGCAGAAGCCGTGGATGGTGCCCACGTACATGCCGGCGAGGCCTTGAACATGTCCGAACTCGGCTTGGTACATTCGCGTGATGCGGTCCTTCAGTTCTGCGGCCGCCTTGTCGGTGAAAGTGAACGCGACGATGTTTTCGGGTGAGACCCCGTTTGGCCCGCCGTGACGAAGGATGTTGACCACGCGCGCCGCCACGACCCGCGTCTTGCCAGAGCCGGCACAGGCGATGATCTGGAGGTTGCGGTCCAGGACTCCTATCGCTCGACGCTGGGCCTCAGTGTTGTCCATCCCGACGCTGCTCTCTCACCGGATACTGTTTATCACATTACCGTCGAGGTCATTGAGCAAGAACGCCATTGTTGTCACGGTTCTTCCGCCGCAAGCATACGGCTGTAGAGTTTGAGGCGGTCTTCCAGCAGGCGCTTCGGCGGCAGGTACTCGGATACCTGCATCTTGTGCGGACCGTGGCCTAGTAGCAGCTCGACGTGCTGGCGCTTCTTCGAGGTGCAGAGGATGAGGCCCACCGGCTCGTTCTCACTCTCGCGCCAGTCGTGCTGCTTGAGCCAGGAAAGGTACAGATCCATCTGCCCTTTGTCCGCGGCGGTGAACGGGCCGATCTTCAGATCGATGGCCACCAGGCAGCGCAGGGCGCGATGATAGAAAAGCAGGTCGAGGAAGTAGTCATCGCCGTCGATCCGCATGGCGAACTGGCGGGCGATGAAGCAGAAGTCGCTGCCCAGCTCGGTGAGGAACTGCTCGAGGTTGCGGATGATGGCGGCTTCGAGGTCTTTCTCGGAGTACGCGCCCTTGAGGCCGAGGAAGTCGAGCAGGTAGGGGTCTTTGAAGGCGTCCTCGTAGCGGACCGTCTCGACCGGGCCGCGTTCCTTCTCGAGGCGGACGAGGGCGCGGGTGTCGCGCGACAAGGCGACGCGCTCGAACAGGGCGCGGTCGATTTGGCGCTGCAGCTCGCGCTTCGACCAGCGCTGCTGCGCGGCCTGGTCGAAGTAGAACCGGCGCTTCAGGCCCGCCTCGACGGAGAGAAGGATGCGATGGTGCGACCAGCCAAGGCGCGAGTCCTTGGCGAAGTCGATGTTGATGCGATCTCCCGATTTGGCCACCACTGGGCGCCAAATCCGGGACCTCGAAGATTTCACAGCCGCTGGCTGTGAAATCCTGCTCGAAACGGATTTGCTAGCCAGTGGCGGGCAAATTGCGTCGGCGCCAGATTTTACAGCCACCGGCTGTAAAATCTCGAAAGCCTCGAAGAACCGGCGCGCGTCGTTCAGGTTGCTGTGCGAAAAGCCCCTGCCGTATCGGCGAATCAAGGCCATCGCCAGGCCGCGCAAAAGCTGGTCGCCGTAACCGGCGCGTCTCCGGTTCTTCTGGATGTCCTCGGTGATGACCCGTCCGACGTTCCAGTACAGCCAGACGAGCGTCAGGTTGGCGGTGGAAACGACATGTTCGCGCGATGCTTCGATGAGCGCCTGGATCTCCGGCAGGACGCGGTGGAGACCGGTCACTTGCAGTGCAGTGGAGCGGCGTTTGGCGACGACTGCCTTCATGCGATGAGCCGTTTCGGTTGGCGCATGAGAGTCACCCGTGGGCGGCGTAAACTTCTTTGATCATGCCTGGCTCGGCGAAATAGTCGAAGAGGCGCCGGGCGTCGCACCGAATTTCCTCGGCGAGTTGGTAGAGGGCCTCCGCAACAAACACGCGCCAACGATCGGCTCAGCGAACAGATACCGGTACCGAAGAATATCCGACTCTATCTTCTCGTCCTCGTAGGCCGTCCAGACGGCACGCGCGAGGCCGCCGAGGCCATCGGAGAAGAACCACTTCAGAACGGATTGAGCATATCGCGTTCGGGTCTCCAAACTGTTCTGGCGGAAGTGATTCACCAATTCCCGTTGGAGTGTCTCAAGCGAGTCGGAATGCGCCGAGAGTCGCGCGGCAAAGAGGCCTTCCTCAAAGAGGAGATCCTGGATGGTGTGTCGATGCTCCCTGGCTCGCGCGGGCCTCTTCTGCCGTAGCTTTCGTATCGCGGCGGCCGGTGATGCACCCGCCAGAAGCACGGGCAGCCCGGTGGGATTAGCCGCACTAGCCTCTGAGGGATCTGGCCAGAGGACTCCCTGCTGTGCGGTTCTGGGTGACGGCCGGCACGACTTCATGCTCAGCGACGCTCCGCTCGCCCTTGAAGCCTGGCCGATGCCGGCCGCAGCGCGTCCTCCAAACTCACAAACCCGTCGCGGATGGCCATACACGCGCGCAGCACGTGCAGCTCGTACATCATGTCGTCGCGCGGGAACTCTTCGCGGATGAGCCGGGCCAGCTGATCGAGTTCGTCCTTCGGAATGCCAGCCTCGGCGGCGACGCTCTGGTAGTCGAAATAAGACATGGCTGGCGTCACGTACCCGTCTGCACGATCGTTTCTACCGCAAGCCCGGTCGCGGGCTCCGCTGGGCGGTAGTGCAGCAACTCAAAACCGATGACTCCCCCGGTGTCGTCCTTCATCAGCACGACCTCGTCAGTGGTCTCTTCGCAGATGTGCTCCTTCCTCGGGTCATCCAGCCAGACAGTCAGGGTGTGACCGACGACGTCGTGAATCACCTTGATCTTGTTCATAGGTTGTTCTCGGGCCAAGTCCCTCATGCTTGCCGCGACCGGCAGATGCCGACCAGATCGCAGCGCCCGCACTCTTCGCACCAACCGCTGACGCGATCAAGCCGATTGTCGCGCAACCGCTGGCCGGCGTCGGTGACGGCGGCTATCGTTTGCTGCGTCATGGCATCGTCGACCAGCTCGCGAACCGAGCCGCCGTGGTCAAGGTTGTGAATCTCGATGAGATCGGCGCGGCGGCCGAAGCGTTGCTCGTAGCCGAGTGCCGCTGCAAGACGTCGAGGCAAAACCGTGGATCGTGCCGACGTACATGCCGGCAAGGCCTTGAACGTGTCCGAACTCGGCTTGGTACACGCGGGTGATGCGGTCCTTGAGTTCGGCGGCGGCCTTGTCTGTGAACGTAAAGGCGACGGTGTTCTCGGGCGCGATGCCGTTCGCCGCACCTTGGCGAACGATGTTCACAACCCGTGCGGCGACGACGCGCGTCTTGCCGGAACCGGCACAGGCGATGATCTGGAAGTTGCGGTCCAGGACGTCTATTGCTGCCCGCTGTGCCTGGGGGTAGTCCATGTGACCGCGACATGCCTACCACACTGAGGCGTCGAATTCCCAATCGCCAGGCGGACTGACTCGACCGCTACCACCGGCGTGCTTTACACACAGCACATTCGTCGCCTTGCCGGCGGCGTTGGTCTCGCTATACTCGCGGGCGTGCGTGCCCGCGATCTCGAGGCGCTGGAATTCGAGCGGGTGCGAGGCCAGCTCGCCGCGTTTGCCTGCTCTCCCGCCGGACAGGAAAGCTGCCGGGCACTGGTGCCGTGGCGCCAAATCGAGCCGGCTGCCGCGGAGCTCGATCGTACCTGGCAGTACACCTGCT encodes:
- a CDS encoding MBL fold metallo-hydrolase; amino-acid sequence: MITPLYRSRPGGFDIQPASQPAARRINDFVYLSEGFSNSFLVITGEGRVVINTGMGFEAPVHKRNFDAVDSGPIRYILLTQGHVDHVGGVDFFRQPGTEIVAQANNRIQQADNELLEAFRIARSAFAFEETVAKGIREAVRTCGGAVPAQARPTPTITFDDRYEFELGGLRFELLATPGGETTDSLVVWLPQHRICFCGNLFSALFGHIPNLVTIRGDRYRDALRFIESLDRVLALEPDLLLVGHHDPVAGRDTIRAELLRLRGAVQYVHDETVRGMNAGKDVDTLMREITLPSEIEVGHGYGEVSWCVRAVWENYAGWFHHHSTTELYAVPPWSVHPDLVELAGGPDAVAQRAKEKLDAGAPLEAIHLAEVALAATPRHRGALEVSLRAHEQLEAASENFWLTSWLRRQIKKLRAAVAGESR
- a CDS encoding nucleotidyltransferase domain-containing protein, which translates into the protein MAPQRSTPRAELTAFCEQLRRARIRPERLLLFGSWARGEQREESDIDLIVVSRDFARLGDLRRLETLGIAAGRAGVSVEAHGYTPEEFAAPEPTSFLAMVLSQKTVDIPVPRARRTAGKALRRRRAAA
- a CDS encoding HEPN domain-containing protein, which codes for MKKTTANWLASADYDVQTAEAMLRSKRYVYVVFMCHLALEKTVKGLWAEAKNDTPPRIHDLLYFVRGLDLTLAARDGDFVAAINRASVPTRYPEDLAKMVGLYPYRTARSYLSKTKRVIKWLRKDLRLAQS
- a CDS encoding UvrD-helicase domain-containing protein, translating into MAARVVNILRHGGPNGVSPENIVAFTFTDKAAAELKDRITRMYQAEFGHVQGLAGMYVGTIHGFCLDLLQRYLFQYLLHERLYLCRELLAETGSIFVQISDENVHRARALLDEVFGTSNFVSSITFFKTTSQSSDFLSSPVDYLLWYAKEKTRCSYRQLYREKELGGEGAGQYAWAELPDGTRRRLTESEFDGSTPLPDGAQVFRPDNLFSTRQGRAHEIWSVDLDGQEYWPAAASTWKTNREGMEQLRQARRLIPIGKTLCYVRYLDDFRAFPITNVWPDTVISGFAGDKYYVVQTSPKVVARCIAMTTAPGDLVVDITCGGGTTVYCAELLARRWITCDTSRVALNVTRRRLLSALFPAYVLKGDRVSAGLRYRELQRVTMGSITSGREPERVELADVPIEDNSAIRVCGPFEVMTLGRYSAEDWKGSVVREAADGYGEPAKLENYIGVICRLYRKDATIQGASGLVHAIAESEQHKIAISVGPLTGRVTAKQINDAVQDALASGILEVHVLGWAFEANVGEIKSQIEKRGKVKVELIMIRPDTLAEGLKATQPEMLFSPLALPDVKVSFTNGKGKPKEAVVTLDGVGVFDRKKRTTDYYRADSGYVAAWYLDEDYDGDCFVDCQMFFDFKKAPNIKAALKAEVDPEEFKLQLTSQPFPVRGYKRIAVKVVDVYGNESTVVKDLNGR
- a CDS encoding DUF1016 family protein, whose protein sequence is MKAVVAKRRSTALQVTGLHRVLPEIQALIEASREHVVSTANLTLVWLYWNVGRVITEDIQKNRRRAGYGDQLLRGLAMALIRRYGRGFSHSNLNDARRFFEAFEILQPVAVKSGADAICPPLASKSVSSRISQPAAVKSSRSRIWRPVVAKSGDRINIDFAKDSRLGWSHHRILLSVEAGLKRRFYFDQAAQQRWSKRELQRQIDRALFERVALSRDTRALVRLEKERGPVETVRYEDAFKDPYLLDFLGLKGAYSEKDLEAAIIRNLEQFLTELGSDFCFIARQFAMRIDGDDYFLDLLFYHRALRCLVAIDLKIGPFTAADKGQMDLYLSWLKQHDWRESENEPVGLILCTSKKRQHVELLLGHGPHKMQVSEYLPPKRLLEDRLKLYSRMLAAEEP
- a CDS encoding DUF2283 domain-containing protein; translation: MNKIKVIHDVVGHTLTVWLDDPRKEHICEETTDEVVLMKDDTGGVIGFELLHYRPAEPATGLAVETIVQTGT
- a CDS encoding UvrD-helicase domain-containing protein gives rise to the protein MDYPQAQRAAIDVLDRNFQIIACAGSGKTRVVAARVVNIVRQGAANGIAPENTVAFTFTDKAAAELKDRITRVYQAEFGHVQGLAGMYVGTIHGFASTSCSGTRLRATLRPPRRSHRDSQP